The following are encoded together in the Panicum virgatum strain AP13 chromosome 6K, P.virgatum_v5, whole genome shotgun sequence genome:
- the LOC120713006 gene encoding NAC domain-containing protein 18-like isoform X1: protein MESAPVLVRHAGGVAVAALRQLPPGFRFRPTDEELVVQYLRRKALGVPLPAAVIPVVRDLYSLDPWDIPAAAAADASEGEKYFFAVRPAGVGGSGCSGKLGGGARAATASGRWKPSGKEKPVVLPRPCGGGSLLVGVKRAMTFAPRRNKKKASSAALAAGWVMHEYRLAAPLHKNGCSLAQAEGEWVVCRVFQRSSNSNSPRRRATPPAAGHAAAASPSSSTASCVTDGSDQEEVSS, encoded by the exons ATGGAGAGCGCGCCGGTGCTGGTGaggcacgccggcggcgtggccgtggcggcgctgcggcagCTGCCGCCGGGGTTCCGGTTCCGCCCCACGGACGAGGAGCTGGTGGTGCAGTACCTCCGCCGCAAGGCCCTGGGCGtgccgctccccgccgccgtcatCCCCGTCGTCCGCGACCTCTACAGCCTCGACCCCTGGGACATCCCTGCCGCCGCTG CAGCAGATGCGAGCGAGGGGGAGAAGTACTTCTTCGCGGTCCGGCCGGCGggcgtcggcggcagcggatGCAGCGGcaagctgggcggcggcgccagggcaGCGACCGCGAGCGGGCGTTGGAAGCCGTCGGGGAAGGAGAAGCCGGTGGTCCTGCCCCggccgtgcggcggcgggagcctCCTCGTCGGCGTGAAGCGAGCGATGACGTTCGCGCCCCGGCGGAATAAGAAGAAGGCGTCGtcggccgccctggccgccgggtGGGTCATGCACGAGTACCGCCTTGCCGCGCCGCTGCACAAGAAC GGCTGCAGCCTGGCGCAGGCCGAAGGGGAGTGGGTGGTGTGCCGGGTCTTCCAgaggagcagcaacagcaacagcccgagacggcgagcgacgccaccggccgccggccacgccgccgccgcgtcgccgtcgtcgtcgaccgcCAGCTGCGTCACGGACGGCTCGGACCAGGAGGAGGTCAGCAGCTAG
- the LOC120713006 gene encoding NAC domain-containing protein 18-like isoform X2, translating to MESAPVLVRHAGGVAVAALRQLPPGFRFRPTDEELVVQYLRRKALGVPLPAAVIPVVRDLYSLDPWDIPAAAADASEGEKYFFAVRPAGVGGSGCSGKLGGGARAATASGRWKPSGKEKPVVLPRPCGGGSLLVGVKRAMTFAPRRNKKKASSAALAAGWVMHEYRLAAPLHKNGCSLAQAEGEWVVCRVFQRSSNSNSPRRRATPPAAGHAAAASPSSSTASCVTDGSDQEEVSS from the exons ATGGAGAGCGCGCCGGTGCTGGTGaggcacgccggcggcgtggccgtggcggcgctgcggcagCTGCCGCCGGGGTTCCGGTTCCGCCCCACGGACGAGGAGCTGGTGGTGCAGTACCTCCGCCGCAAGGCCCTGGGCGtgccgctccccgccgccgtcatCCCCGTCGTCCGCGACCTCTACAGCCTCGACCCCTGGGACATCCCTGCCGCCGCTG CAGATGCGAGCGAGGGGGAGAAGTACTTCTTCGCGGTCCGGCCGGCGggcgtcggcggcagcggatGCAGCGGcaagctgggcggcggcgccagggcaGCGACCGCGAGCGGGCGTTGGAAGCCGTCGGGGAAGGAGAAGCCGGTGGTCCTGCCCCggccgtgcggcggcgggagcctCCTCGTCGGCGTGAAGCGAGCGATGACGTTCGCGCCCCGGCGGAATAAGAAGAAGGCGTCGtcggccgccctggccgccgggtGGGTCATGCACGAGTACCGCCTTGCCGCGCCGCTGCACAAGAAC GGCTGCAGCCTGGCGCAGGCCGAAGGGGAGTGGGTGGTGTGCCGGGTCTTCCAgaggagcagcaacagcaacagcccgagacggcgagcgacgccaccggccgccggccacgccgccgccgcgtcgccgtcgtcgtcgaccgcCAGCTGCGTCACGGACGGCTCGGACCAGGAGGAGGTCAGCAGCTAG
- the LOC120713006 gene encoding NAC domain-containing protein 18-like isoform X3 — MESAPVLVRHAGGVAVAALRQLPPGFRFRPTDEELVVQYLRRKALGVPLPAAVIPVVRDLYSLDPWDIPAAADASEGEKYFFAVRPAGVGGSGCSGKLGGGARAATASGRWKPSGKEKPVVLPRPCGGGSLLVGVKRAMTFAPRRNKKKASSAALAAGWVMHEYRLAAPLHKNGCSLAQAEGEWVVCRVFQRSSNSNSPRRRATPPAAGHAAAASPSSSTASCVTDGSDQEEVSS; from the exons ATGGAGAGCGCGCCGGTGCTGGTGaggcacgccggcggcgtggccgtggcggcgctgcggcagCTGCCGCCGGGGTTCCGGTTCCGCCCCACGGACGAGGAGCTGGTGGTGCAGTACCTCCGCCGCAAGGCCCTGGGCGtgccgctccccgccgccgtcatCCCCGTCGTCCGCGACCTCTACAGCCTCGACCCCTGGGACATCCCTGCCGCCGCTG ATGCGAGCGAGGGGGAGAAGTACTTCTTCGCGGTCCGGCCGGCGggcgtcggcggcagcggatGCAGCGGcaagctgggcggcggcgccagggcaGCGACCGCGAGCGGGCGTTGGAAGCCGTCGGGGAAGGAGAAGCCGGTGGTCCTGCCCCggccgtgcggcggcgggagcctCCTCGTCGGCGTGAAGCGAGCGATGACGTTCGCGCCCCGGCGGAATAAGAAGAAGGCGTCGtcggccgccctggccgccgggtGGGTCATGCACGAGTACCGCCTTGCCGCGCCGCTGCACAAGAAC GGCTGCAGCCTGGCGCAGGCCGAAGGGGAGTGGGTGGTGTGCCGGGTCTTCCAgaggagcagcaacagcaacagcccgagacggcgagcgacgccaccggccgccggccacgccgccgccgcgtcgccgtcgtcgtcgaccgcCAGCTGCGTCACGGACGGCTCGGACCAGGAGGAGGTCAGCAGCTAG